One window of Medicago truncatula cultivar Jemalong A17 chromosome 2, MtrunA17r5.0-ANR, whole genome shotgun sequence genomic DNA carries:
- the LOC120578300 gene encoding protein SRC2 has translation MTTVYRTLELDIISAKDLKDVNLFSQMSVYAIVSILGDPLNPQITTTHIHRHAGRNPTWNIPVKFAVNESLAYYNRLSLEVKLISYRKFLPCSTIGKVRIPLKGLLDNPANAGFQLSYQVRKKRSRKSKGTLNLSYKFGDRFYAQVTTNVIKNDGLFIGMALCLAMFIILA, from the coding sequence ATGACCACGGTGTACAGAACCTTAGAACTCGACATTATTTCCGCAAAAGATCTAAAAGATGTTAATCTTTTCTCCCAGATGTCCGTATACGCCATTGTTTCAATCCTCGGCGACCCACTCAACCCACAAATCACCACCACCCACATCCACCGTCATGCTGGAAGAAACCCCACATGGAACATCCCGGTCAAGTTCGCTGTCAACGAATCTCTCGCTTACTATAATCGTCTCTCTCTTGAAGTCAAACTCATCTCCTATCGAAAATTCCTCCCATGCAGTACCATTGGCAAGGTCCGTATCCCTCTCAAGGGACTTCTTGATAACCCTGCCAATGCCGGTTTCCAACTCAGTTATCAGGTTAGGAAAAAACGCTCTCGGAAATCCAAGGGTACCTTAAACCTCTCCTACAAATTTGGTGATCGTTTTTATGCTCAGGTGACAACAAATGTGATAAAGAATGATGGCCTTTTTATTGGAATGGCTTTATGTCTTGCGATGTTCATCATTCTTGCATAA
- the LOC11443202 gene encoding protein SRC2, which yields MTTVYRTLELNMISAKDLKDVNIFPQISVYAIVSILGDPLDPQITTHIHCHARRNATWNIPIKFAVKESLVYHNRLSLEIKLISYRKFLPRSTIGKVRIPLLGLLDNSAYAGHPFSYQVRKKRSGKSKGTINLSYKLCDKE from the coding sequence ATGACCACCGTGTACAGAACCTTAGAACTCAACATGATTTCCGCAAAAGATCTCAAAGATGTTAATATTTTCCCACAAATATCTGTATACGCCATTGTTTCAATCCTCGGTGACCCACTCGACCCACAAATCACCACCCACATCCACTGTCACGCTAGAAGAAACGCTACATGGAACATCCCCATCAAGTTCGCCGTCAAGGAATCTCTCGTCTACCATAATCGTCTCTCTCTCGAAATCAAACTCATTTCCTATCGAAAATTCCTCCCACGCAGTACCATTGGCAAGGTCCGTATCCCTCTCTTGGGACTTCTTGATAACTCTGCCTATGCCGGTCATCCATTCAGTTATCAAGTTAGGAAAAAACGCTCTGGGAAATCCAAGGGTACCATAAACCTCTCTTACAAATTATGTGACAAAGAATGA